The following proteins come from a genomic window of Megalops cyprinoides isolate fMegCyp1 chromosome 6, fMegCyp1.pri, whole genome shotgun sequence:
- the LOC118779219 gene encoding nociceptin receptor-like isoform X2: MIVCVVGLLGNCLVMYTKMKTATNIYIFNLALADSLVLATLPFQGADVFLGYWPFGNFLCKVVIAIDYYNMFTSTFTLTVMSMDRYIAVCHPVKALDMRTPHKAKVVNVCVWALASVIAAPAMVLGDVEVEANVTECIVVLPDPRSYWDPVFGTCVFLFSFVVPVAIICVCYSLMVRRLRSVRVLSGSKEKDRNLRRITRMVLVVVAVFVVCWTPVQIMALAQSLGVNLGSLLTVALMHFCIALGYVNSSLNPVLYAFLDENFKRCFREFCHPVGFPLEMQQSGRLRSIARDTPYDCPPTDAKCNPT; the protein is encoded by the exons GTACACGAAGATGAAGACGGCCACCAACATCTACATCTTCAACCTGGCTCTGGCCGACTCGCTGGTCCTGGCCACGCTCCCGTTCCAGGGTGCTGACGTTTTCCTGGGGTACTGGCCCTTCGGGAACTTCCTGTGCAAGGTGGTCATCGCCATCGACTACTACAACATGTTCACCAGCACGTTCACTCTGACCGTGATGAGCATGGACCGCTACATCGCTGTGTGCCACCCAGTCAAGGCGCTGGACATGCGGACCCCCCACAAGGCCAAGGTGGTGAATGTCTGTGTCTGGGCGCTGGCCTCCGTCATCGCCGCGCCCGCCATGGTGCTGGGAGACGTGGAGGTGGAGGCAAATG TGACGGAGTGCATCGTGGTGCTGCCGGACCCGCGCAGCTACTGGGACCCGGTGTTCGGCACGTGCGTGTTCCTGTTCTCCTTCGTGGTCCCGGTGGCCATCATCTGCGTGTGCTACAGCCTGATGGTGCGGCGGCTGCGCAGCGTCCGCGTCCTGTCCGGCTCCAAGGAGAAGGACCGCAACCTGCGGCGCATCACGCGcatggtgctggtggtggtggccGTCTTCGTGGTGTGCTGGACGCCCGTGCAGATCATGGCACTGGCCCAGTCGCTGGGTGTCAACCTGGGCAGCCTGCTGACCGTGGCGCTCATGCACTTCTGCATCGCGCTGGGCTACGTCAACAGCAGCCTGAACCCCGTGCTCTACGCCTTCCTGGACGAGAACTTCAAGCGCTGCTTCCGTGAGTTCTGCCACCCCGTGGGCTTCCCGCTGGAGATGCAGCAGTCGGGACGCCTGCGCAGCATCGCCCGGGACACGCCCTACGACTGCCCGCCCACCGACGCCAAGTGCAACCCCACCTGA
- the LOC118779219 gene encoding nociceptin receptor-like isoform X1, translating to MIVCVVGLLGNCLVMYVIIRYTKMKTATNIYIFNLALADSLVLATLPFQGADVFLGYWPFGNFLCKVVIAIDYYNMFTSTFTLTVMSMDRYIAVCHPVKALDMRTPHKAKVVNVCVWALASVIAAPAMVLGDVEVEANVTECIVVLPDPRSYWDPVFGTCVFLFSFVVPVAIICVCYSLMVRRLRSVRVLSGSKEKDRNLRRITRMVLVVVAVFVVCWTPVQIMALAQSLGVNLGSLLTVALMHFCIALGYVNSSLNPVLYAFLDENFKRCFREFCHPVGFPLEMQQSGRLRSIARDTPYDCPPTDAKCNPT from the exons GTACACGAAGATGAAGACGGCCACCAACATCTACATCTTCAACCTGGCTCTGGCCGACTCGCTGGTCCTGGCCACGCTCCCGTTCCAGGGTGCTGACGTTTTCCTGGGGTACTGGCCCTTCGGGAACTTCCTGTGCAAGGTGGTCATCGCCATCGACTACTACAACATGTTCACCAGCACGTTCACTCTGACCGTGATGAGCATGGACCGCTACATCGCTGTGTGCCACCCAGTCAAGGCGCTGGACATGCGGACCCCCCACAAGGCCAAGGTGGTGAATGTCTGTGTCTGGGCGCTGGCCTCCGTCATCGCCGCGCCCGCCATGGTGCTGGGAGACGTGGAGGTGGAGGCAAATG TGACGGAGTGCATCGTGGTGCTGCCGGACCCGCGCAGCTACTGGGACCCGGTGTTCGGCACGTGCGTGTTCCTGTTCTCCTTCGTGGTCCCGGTGGCCATCATCTGCGTGTGCTACAGCCTGATGGTGCGGCGGCTGCGCAGCGTCCGCGTCCTGTCCGGCTCCAAGGAGAAGGACCGCAACCTGCGGCGCATCACGCGcatggtgctggtggtggtggccGTCTTCGTGGTGTGCTGGACGCCCGTGCAGATCATGGCACTGGCCCAGTCGCTGGGTGTCAACCTGGGCAGCCTGCTGACCGTGGCGCTCATGCACTTCTGCATCGCGCTGGGCTACGTCAACAGCAGCCTGAACCCCGTGCTCTACGCCTTCCTGGACGAGAACTTCAAGCGCTGCTTCCGTGAGTTCTGCCACCCCGTGGGCTTCCCGCTGGAGATGCAGCAGTCGGGACGCCTGCGCAGCATCGCCCGGGACACGCCCTACGACTGCCCGCCCACCGACGCCAAGTGCAACCCCACCTGA